In a genomic window of Nocardia fluminea:
- a CDS encoding tetratricopeptide repeat protein, whose product MPLPPEALANLRRAAERGDGTAMHNLAHFYHNHSDFEAAEHWFRRAAAAGHTRSMNNLAVLLDQFGELDEAESWYRRAAAAGNANAMFNLATMLYQCGDRRDAENWYHHAAMAGHVDAMYNLARLFEDQDRLDDAEAWFGEAADHGDIDAVNNLGILLRRRGATTEARRCFRRAADLGHPRAMANLAALLESQGAHREAEAWYRRAAG is encoded by the coding sequence GTGCCGTTGCCGCCGGAAGCGTTGGCGAACCTTCGCCGCGCCGCAGAGCGTGGTGACGGTACCGCCATGCACAATCTCGCCCACTTCTACCACAACCACAGCGATTTCGAAGCCGCCGAACACTGGTTCCGGCGCGCCGCCGCCGCGGGGCACACCCGCTCGATGAACAACCTCGCCGTGCTCCTCGACCAGTTCGGGGAACTGGACGAGGCCGAATCCTGGTACCGCCGTGCGGCCGCCGCGGGCAATGCCAACGCCATGTTCAATCTGGCCACCATGCTCTATCAGTGCGGTGACCGCCGCGACGCCGAAAACTGGTACCACCATGCCGCGATGGCGGGCCATGTCGACGCCATGTACAACCTCGCCCGCCTCTTCGAGGATCAGGACCGCCTCGACGACGCCGAAGCCTGGTTCGGCGAGGCCGCCGACCACGGCGACATCGACGCGGTGAACAACCTCGGGATCCTGTTGCGCCGCCGCGGCGCCACCACCGAGGCCCGGCGCTGCTTCCGCCGCGCGGCCGATCTCGGCCACCCGAGGGCCATGGCCAATCTCGCCGCCCTGCTGGAATCCCAAGGCGCCCATCGCGAAGCGGAAGCCTGGTACCGCCGCGCGGCGGGCTGA
- a CDS encoding cutinase family protein: MQLKKVVAALGASAAMMSGIVVGSTSANAAPACPSLYVVAIPGTWETGHEKAPGPGMLAGVTNGLPRNTDVDYVTYAATAFPWEGDVYGNSKKQAVDAARGLISEKLAACGNTKAAIVGYSQGADAAGDLAAEIGTGISPIPQDRVAAVGLISDPRRSPTDIQVGPHAAGAGAGGARPGGFGWLSDRTRTICAVDDLYCATATDDFVTRFAGFLAQSSDANPANMWRYQLEAGAIVSDLMSFGGIPTLGAQLTDAANQKRAKDLEQFYRSQAHTLYGSYPVGGGQTAITWMHNWIAQQA, translated from the coding sequence ATGCAGTTGAAGAAGGTTGTCGCGGCTCTGGGAGCGTCCGCGGCGATGATGTCCGGAATTGTTGTCGGCAGCACGAGCGCCAACGCGGCGCCCGCCTGCCCGAGTCTGTATGTGGTCGCCATTCCCGGCACCTGGGAAACCGGCCACGAGAAGGCCCCCGGCCCCGGCATGCTCGCCGGTGTCACCAACGGCCTGCCCAGAAACACTGATGTCGACTACGTCACCTATGCCGCGACCGCGTTCCCGTGGGAGGGCGATGTCTACGGCAACTCCAAGAAGCAGGCGGTCGACGCCGCCCGCGGGCTGATCAGCGAGAAGCTGGCCGCCTGCGGCAACACCAAGGCCGCGATCGTCGGCTACAGCCAGGGGGCCGACGCCGCAGGCGATCTGGCCGCCGAGATCGGCACGGGCATCAGCCCGATCCCGCAGGACCGGGTGGCCGCTGTCGGCCTCATCTCCGATCCTCGCCGGTCGCCGACCGACATCCAGGTCGGCCCGCACGCCGCGGGCGCGGGCGCCGGTGGCGCTCGGCCGGGAGGGTTCGGTTGGCTGAGCGACCGCACGCGCACGATCTGCGCGGTCGACGATCTGTACTGCGCGACCGCCACCGACGACTTCGTCACGCGGTTCGCCGGTTTCCTCGCGCAGAGCTCGGATGCGAATCCGGCCAACATGTGGCGCTACCAGCTCGAGGCCGGGGCGATCGTGAGCGACCTGATGTCGTTCGGCGGCATCCCGACCCTGGGGGCGCAGCTGACGGACGCGGCCAACCAGAAGCGGGCCAAGGACCTGGAGCAGTTCTACCGCTCGCAGGCGCACACGCTGTACGGCAGCTACCCGGTGGGTGGCGGGCAGACCGCTATCACCTGGATGCACAACTGGATCGCTCAGCAGGCCTGA
- a CDS encoding roadblock/LC7 domain-containing protein: MTVRKKLLGEWRGRSNKVAMTTPEPRVPEYTAPQRYPAVQAELQALRERLPQLTGSLVASSDGLLIEHDLPVHLEPASMAALSAAQLSLSYRLANTANGGGFSEVVVHGTEGQVVIYAAGHTSLTVLAGPEVNVGRLHLESRPVARAIAGHLAAAHND, translated from the coding sequence GTGACCGTGCGGAAGAAGCTGCTCGGTGAATGGAGGGGAAGGTCGAACAAGGTGGCGATGACCACGCCCGAACCCAGGGTGCCCGAATACACAGCGCCCCAGCGCTATCCGGCAGTGCAGGCCGAACTGCAAGCGTTGCGCGAACGGCTACCCCAGCTCACCGGGTCGCTGGTGGCCTCCAGTGACGGGCTGCTCATCGAACACGACCTTCCCGTCCACCTCGAACCCGCGAGCATGGCCGCGCTGTCGGCCGCGCAGTTGTCGCTGTCGTACCGGCTGGCGAACACCGCGAACGGCGGCGGGTTCAGCGAGGTCGTCGTGCACGGCACCGAGGGGCAGGTGGTGATCTACGCCGCCGGCCACACCTCGCTGACCGTGCTCGCCGGACCCGAAGTGAATGTCGGCCGGCTCCACCTGGAGTCGCGACCGGTAGCTCGCGCGATCGCCGGCCATCTGGCGGCGGCGCACAACGATTGA
- a CDS encoding histidine phosphatase family protein, producing the protein MQLILVRHAQPERVVGDTTAADPGLTDIGERQAERVPAALAPHDIVRIVSSPQRRARDTALPTATARELPVEVVDDLAEYDRDLPAYIPIEDAKTEFADAYARIKAGHLPDQIDGPAFTTRVLTAVENLVAATAPGDTVVVFAHGGVINVLLADILALPRPLTFPIDYCSITRILYSRTGTRTAATINENGHVWNLLPRSLSRTTP; encoded by the coding sequence GTGCAGTTGATACTCGTGCGTCATGCCCAACCCGAACGCGTGGTCGGCGACACCACCGCCGCCGACCCCGGCCTCACCGACATCGGCGAGCGCCAAGCCGAGCGTGTCCCCGCCGCGCTCGCACCCCATGACATCGTTCGCATCGTCAGCAGCCCCCAGCGCCGCGCCCGCGACACCGCGCTCCCCACCGCGACCGCCCGCGAGTTGCCGGTCGAGGTCGTCGACGACCTCGCCGAGTACGACCGCGACCTGCCCGCCTACATCCCGATCGAAGACGCGAAAACAGAATTCGCCGACGCCTACGCGCGCATCAAGGCAGGCCACCTTCCCGACCAGATCGATGGCCCCGCCTTCACCACGCGAGTGCTCACCGCCGTCGAGAACCTCGTCGCCGCCACAGCTCCCGGCGACACCGTCGTAGTGTTCGCCCACGGCGGCGTGATCAACGTCCTGCTGGCCGACATCCTGGCCCTGCCCCGCCCGCTCACCTTCCCGATCGACTACTGCTCGATCACGCGAATCCTCTACTCCCGCACCGGCACCCGCACGGCCGCCACCATCAACGAAAACGGCCACGTCTGGAACCTGCTCCCGAGGTCGCTGTCGCGAACCACACCGTGA
- a CDS encoding glutamate synthase subunit beta: protein MADPQGFLKHTSRETPARRPVELRLLDWKEVYEEKKFSQDTLKNQASRCMDCGIPFCHQGCPLGNLIPEWNDLVYKGAWREGIDRLHATNNFPEFTGRLCPAPCEASCVLGINQEPVTIKQVEVELIENAFDEGWVTPVYPTRLTGKKIAVVGSGPAGLAAAQQLTRAGHTVTVFERDDRIGGLMRYGIPEFKMEKSVIDRRLAQMEAEGTIFKAGVNVGVDITAEQLRERFDAIVLAGGATIARDLPIPGRELDGIHQAMEFLPLSNRVQLGDDIADDEGLPPIHAKGKKVIIIGGGDTGADCLGTSHRHGAESVHQFEIMPRPPEERAGSTPWPTYPLMYRVASAHEEGGERLFSVNTERFVGKDGKVTGLEAHEVKMVNGRFEKVEGTDFTLEADLVLLAMGFVGPQKPGLLTDLGVGYDGRGNVQRDKSWATNIPGVFVAGDMGRGQSLIVWAIAEGRAAASAVDKYLEGETALPAPIPPTAVAQR from the coding sequence GTGGCTGACCCACAGGGATTTTTGAAGCACACCTCTCGGGAAACCCCGGCCCGTCGTCCCGTCGAGCTGCGTCTGCTCGACTGGAAAGAGGTCTACGAGGAGAAGAAGTTCTCCCAGGACACCTTGAAGAACCAGGCCAGCCGCTGCATGGACTGCGGAATTCCCTTCTGTCACCAGGGCTGTCCGCTCGGGAACCTGATTCCCGAATGGAACGACCTGGTCTACAAGGGCGCGTGGCGCGAAGGCATCGACCGCCTGCACGCCACCAACAACTTCCCGGAGTTCACCGGCCGCCTGTGCCCGGCTCCGTGTGAGGCGTCCTGCGTGCTCGGCATCAACCAGGAGCCGGTCACGATCAAGCAGGTCGAGGTCGAGCTCATCGAGAACGCCTTCGACGAGGGCTGGGTCACCCCGGTGTACCCGACCCGCCTGACCGGCAAGAAGATCGCCGTCGTCGGCTCGGGCCCGGCCGGTCTGGCCGCCGCCCAGCAGCTCACTCGCGCCGGTCACACCGTGACCGTGTTCGAGCGTGACGACCGCATCGGCGGCCTGATGCGCTACGGCATCCCGGAATTCAAGATGGAGAAGTCGGTCATCGACCGTCGTCTGGCCCAGATGGAAGCCGAAGGCACCATCTTCAAGGCGGGCGTCAACGTGGGTGTCGACATCACCGCCGAGCAGCTGCGTGAGCGTTTCGACGCGATCGTGCTGGCCGGTGGCGCCACCATCGCCCGCGATCTGCCGATCCCCGGCCGTGAGCTCGACGGCATCCACCAGGCGATGGAGTTCCTGCCGCTGTCCAACCGGGTGCAGCTCGGTGACGACATCGCCGACGACGAGGGCCTGCCCCCGATCCACGCCAAGGGCAAGAAGGTCATCATCATCGGCGGTGGCGACACCGGCGCCGACTGCTTGGGCACCTCGCACCGCCACGGCGCCGAGTCGGTCCACCAGTTCGAGATCATGCCGCGGCCCCCCGAGGAGCGCGCCGGCTCGACCCCGTGGCCGACCTACCCGCTGATGTACCGGGTCGCCTCGGCACACGAAGAGGGTGGCGAACGTCTGTTCTCGGTGAACACCGAGCGTTTCGTCGGCAAGGACGGCAAGGTCACCGGCCTCGAGGCGCACGAGGTCAAGATGGTCAACGGCCGTTTCGAGAAGGTCGAGGGCACCGACTTCACCCTGGAAGCCGATCTGGTCCTGCTGGCCATGGGCTTCGTCGGTCCCCAGAAGCCGGGTCTGCTCACCGATCTCGGCGTCGGCTACGACGGTCGCGGCAACGTCCAGCGCGACAAGAGCTGGGCCACCAACATCCCCGGCGTCTTCGTCGCCGGTGACATGGGCCGTGGCCAGTCGCTCATCGTCTGGGCGATCGCCGAGGGCCGTGCTGCCGCGTCGGCCGTCGACAAGTACCTCGAGGGCGAGACCGCGCTGCCCGCGCCGATCCCCCCGACCGCTGTGGCTCAGCGCTAG
- a CDS encoding DUF4407 domain-containing protein yields the protein MTGLLTWLGGGLASPRRRDHDSGADLAFSHEQGRYLVTGAAVSLFAVIAGLVALSALLAAHTGALGAVLCALVVAVVAGALGRALATTGPGADDDRFGIAARIGVGVLAGVFVAELAATVLLGATVDRELDVRAQASAENAPAVVAARTALDLATADRAALELSIAASQADIDRALVIARCEYNPTPECPRTRITGVPGRGPETQTANDMLDDARKQLATAQGRIEGLDQRVRAESATLATARTSAFAEGDRGLGARWLAMNSYTAAHAGAAALRLLILLAGIVVALLPLLLRWWRGETSLDRRVGAAAVADRAQREADAAIAVKRAEVRTETAAMRADHELTSAQLAIEADTVIDRERQRTRIIAAIGGFELGFTEPHRKDDSVSLEPNVTSQLPAGYVQHALPAGPAGTLVPAHQAPTQQPPAQAPAGGGGLELPIIGTVPFTDTAARWIRPLVPAFVANAFDSATHPMRTARQAFEEVEEVTFTLRRTRKVTVDTQDSAQQQQVPAGYQLQGQPAQGFLPPGAYPQQQYQQPYQPYAQQIASNVVDAPSSRFHPDPRQYPSAPSYTALPAGQGNGLPEADNHGELTGGNANELPGSRRQLPPAR from the coding sequence ATGACCGGCTTACTCACCTGGCTCGGCGGAGGCCTCGCCTCGCCACGGCGCCGGGACCACGACTCGGGCGCCGACCTGGCTTTCAGCCACGAACAGGGCCGTTATCTCGTCACCGGTGCCGCCGTGTCGCTGTTCGCGGTGATCGCCGGTCTGGTCGCGTTGTCCGCCCTGCTCGCCGCCCACACGGGCGCGCTCGGCGCGGTGCTGTGCGCGCTGGTCGTCGCGGTCGTGGCGGGAGCGCTCGGCCGGGCGCTGGCGACCACAGGGCCCGGCGCGGACGACGACCGGTTCGGCATCGCGGCCCGGATCGGGGTCGGGGTGCTGGCGGGCGTCTTCGTCGCCGAACTCGCCGCCACCGTGCTGCTCGGCGCGACGGTCGACCGGGAACTCGATGTGCGCGCCCAGGCGAGCGCCGAGAACGCGCCCGCCGTGGTCGCCGCCCGCACCGCGCTCGACCTGGCCACTGCCGACCGGGCCGCCCTCGAGCTGAGCATCGCCGCGTCGCAGGCCGATATCGACCGTGCGCTGGTGATCGCCCGCTGCGAGTACAACCCCACCCCGGAATGCCCGCGGACCAGGATCACCGGCGTACCGGGTCGCGGTCCGGAAACCCAGACCGCCAACGACATGCTCGACGACGCCCGCAAGCAGCTCGCCACGGCGCAGGGCCGCATCGAGGGTCTCGACCAGCGGGTTCGTGCCGAGTCCGCCACCCTCGCCACCGCGCGGACCAGCGCGTTCGCCGAAGGCGACCGTGGGCTCGGCGCCCGCTGGCTGGCCATGAACAGCTACACCGCCGCGCACGCGGGCGCCGCCGCGCTGCGCCTGCTCATCCTTCTCGCGGGCATCGTGGTGGCGCTGCTGCCGCTGCTGCTGCGCTGGTGGCGCGGGGAAACTTCGCTCGACCGCCGGGTCGGCGCCGCGGCGGTGGCAGATCGGGCCCAGCGCGAAGCCGACGCCGCGATCGCGGTGAAACGCGCCGAGGTGCGCACCGAAACGGCCGCGATGCGCGCCGACCACGAGCTCACCAGCGCGCAACTGGCCATCGAAGCCGATACCGTGATCGATCGAGAACGTCAGCGCACCAGGATCATCGCCGCGATCGGCGGTTTCGAGCTCGGGTTCACCGAGCCGCATCGAAAGGACGACTCCGTGTCTCTGGAGCCGAACGTGACATCGCAGCTGCCCGCGGGGTACGTCCAGCACGCGCTGCCTGCCGGCCCCGCTGGGACTCTCGTCCCCGCGCACCAGGCCCCCACGCAGCAGCCGCCCGCGCAGGCGCCGGCCGGTGGTGGCGGACTGGAGTTGCCGATCATCGGGACGGTGCCGTTCACCGACACCGCCGCCCGCTGGATCCGTCCACTGGTACCGGCTTTCGTCGCCAACGCGTTCGACTCGGCGACGCACCCGATGCGGACCGCGCGCCAGGCGTTCGAAGAGGTCGAGGAGGTGACGTTCACGCTGCGCCGCACGCGCAAGGTCACCGTCGACACACAGGATTCCGCACAGCAACAGCAGGTCCCCGCCGGATACCAGTTACAAGGTCAGCCCGCGCAGGGTTTCCTGCCGCCCGGGGCCTACCCGCAGCAGCAGTACCAGCAGCCCTATCAGCCCTACGCCCAGCAGATCGCCTCGAACGTGGTGGACGCGCCGTCGAGCCGCTTCCACCCGGACCCGCGTCAGTACCCCTCGGCGCCGAGCTACACCGCGCTGCCCGCCGGTCAGGGCAACGGCCTGCCGGAGGCCGACAACCACGGGGAGCTCACCGGCGGCAACGCCAACGAACTTCCCGGCAGCCGGCGTCAGCTGCCGCCCGCCCGCTGA
- the gltB gene encoding glutamate synthase large subunit, whose translation MTQLPGHRSPGVTGLYDPAFEHDACGVAFVADMHGRRSRDIVDKAITALLNLEHRGAAGAEPNSGDGAGVLIQLPDKFFRAIIAESAAPFELPPEGSYASGIAFLPQARREAARAAYGVEKIVTEEGLAVLGWREVPIDESSLGALARDAMPTFRQIFIGSPKNSAEQLSGMDLERRAYVIRKRIEHELGKAGPGEGTVGKESVYFPSLSGQTFIYKGMFTTPQLRAFYLDLQDERVESAIGIVHSRFSTNTFPSWPLAHPFRRVAHNGEINTVTGNENWMRAREALLRSDVFGKDEAGRDRLQKIFPVCTPGASDTARFDEVLELLHLGGRELHHAIMMMIPEAWERNENLDPERRAFYEYHSMLMEPWDGPAAVCFSDGTKIGAVLDRNGLRPGRIWVTEDGLVVLASEVGVLDIDPATVVQKIRLQPGKMFLVDTEQGRIVTDEEVKSELAAAQPYQQWLDEGVSRLADLPDRPHVHMSHDRVLIRQQIFGYTTEDLNLLITPMAKTGGEALGSMGTDTPIAVLSNRSRLLFDYFSQLFAQVTNPPLDAIREKVVTSLKRNLGPEADLLHPGPDSCRMIALEQPILDNDELAKLVHINDDGSQPGLRSVVVRGLYPVAEGGEGLRKALAAINTQVSAAIDGGARIIVLSDRESNEKLAPIPSLLLTSSVHHHLVRERTRTMVGLVVEAGDAREVHHMALLIGFGAAAINPYMAFETIEDMLERGSLQIPGSTGDLAADFRKAVANYCTAASNGVLKVMSKMGISTLASYNGAQLYQVIGLAQDLVDEYFTGLRSPLGGIGLDEIAEEVAVRHRVAFLENRNERAHRELEVGGEYQWRREGEYHLFNPDTVFKLQHATRTGQYSIFKEYTKLVDDQSERLAALRGLFKFKSNQRASISIDEVEPASEIVKRFSTGAMSYGSISAEAHETLAIAMNRIGARSNSGEGGESPARFEVEENGDWRRSAIKQVASGRFGVTAHYLTNATDIQIKMAQGAKPGEGGQLPAHKVYPWVAEVRHSTPGVGLISPPPHHDIYSIEDLAQLIHDLKNANPQARIHVKLVAEPGVGTVATGVSKAHADVVLISGHDGGTGASPLTSLKHAGGPWELGLAETQQTLLLNGLRDRIVVQVDGQMKTGRDVMIAALLGAEEFGFATAPLVVSGCVMMRVCHLDTCPVGIATQNPVLRERFTGKPEFVENFMMFIAEEVRELLAELGFRTLDEAVGRVDLLDTAKAKQHYKAAKLDLSPILDMPETAFMNQNTRCTGTQDHGLDKALDNELIAQSAPALERGQAVKIETKITNVNRTVGTMLGHEVTKLYGGAGLPDDTIDITFTGSAGNSFGAFVPAGITLRVFGDANDYVGKGLSGGHIVVRPSANAPEAFVAEDNIIAGNVIMFGATSGRILINGVAGERFGVRNSGATAVVEGVGDHALEYMTGGRVVILGETGRNLGAGMSGGVAYFYDPEGKLPGRVNPDQVDAIEQLSGDDFTWLRDIITTHREETGSAVAERILSDWSQQVNHFVKVMPREYKKVLLAISEAEKAGKDVDTAIMEAARG comes from the coding sequence ATGACGCAACTTCCTGGCCACAGGTCACCCGGAGTCACCGGGCTCTACGATCCGGCATTCGAACACGACGCCTGCGGCGTCGCGTTCGTCGCCGACATGCATGGACGACGCAGTCGAGACATCGTCGACAAGGCCATCACGGCCCTCCTGAACCTGGAGCACCGCGGTGCTGCGGGTGCCGAGCCGAACTCCGGCGACGGCGCGGGCGTCCTGATCCAGCTCCCGGACAAGTTCTTCCGAGCGATCATCGCCGAGAGTGCCGCACCCTTCGAGTTGCCGCCCGAGGGCTCCTACGCCTCCGGTATCGCCTTCCTGCCGCAGGCCCGCCGCGAAGCAGCGCGTGCCGCCTACGGCGTCGAGAAGATCGTCACCGAAGAGGGCCTCGCCGTGCTCGGCTGGCGCGAGGTGCCGATCGACGAGTCCTCGCTCGGCGCGCTGGCCCGTGACGCCATGCCGACCTTCCGGCAGATCTTCATCGGTTCGCCGAAGAACTCGGCCGAGCAGCTGTCGGGCATGGACCTCGAGCGTCGCGCCTACGTGATCCGCAAGCGGATCGAGCACGAGCTCGGCAAGGCAGGCCCCGGTGAGGGCACCGTCGGCAAGGAATCGGTGTACTTCCCGAGCCTGTCCGGCCAGACCTTCATCTACAAGGGCATGTTCACCACGCCGCAGCTGCGCGCGTTCTACCTGGACCTGCAGGACGAGCGCGTCGAGTCGGCCATCGGCATCGTGCACTCGCGCTTCTCCACCAACACCTTCCCTTCGTGGCCGCTGGCGCACCCGTTCCGCCGGGTCGCCCACAACGGTGAGATCAACACCGTCACCGGCAACGAGAACTGGATGCGCGCCCGCGAGGCGCTGCTGCGCAGCGACGTGTTCGGCAAGGACGAAGCAGGCAGGGACCGCCTGCAGAAGATCTTCCCCGTCTGCACCCCCGGCGCCTCCGACACCGCGCGCTTCGACGAGGTGCTCGAACTGCTGCACCTGGGCGGTCGCGAACTGCACCACGCCATCATGATGATGATTCCCGAGGCGTGGGAACGCAACGAGAACCTCGATCCCGAGCGCCGCGCGTTCTACGAGTACCACTCCATGCTGATGGAGCCGTGGGACGGCCCGGCGGCGGTCTGCTTCTCCGACGGCACCAAGATCGGCGCCGTGCTCGACCGCAACGGTCTGCGCCCGGGCCGTATCTGGGTCACCGAGGACGGCCTCGTCGTCCTCGCGTCCGAGGTCGGCGTGCTCGACATCGACCCCGCCACCGTGGTCCAGAAGATCCGCCTGCAGCCGGGCAAGATGTTCCTGGTCGACACCGAGCAGGGCCGCATCGTCACCGACGAAGAGGTCAAGTCGGAGCTGGCCGCGGCACAGCCGTACCAGCAGTGGCTCGACGAGGGCGTCAGCCGTCTGGCCGATCTGCCCGACCGCCCGCACGTGCACATGTCGCACGACCGCGTGCTGATCCGTCAGCAGATCTTCGGCTACACCACCGAGGACCTGAACCTGCTGATCACGCCGATGGCCAAGACCGGCGGCGAGGCACTGGGCTCGATGGGTACCGATACGCCGATCGCGGTGCTGTCGAACCGGTCGCGGCTGCTGTTCGACTACTTCTCGCAGCTGTTCGCGCAGGTCACCAACCCGCCGCTCGACGCCATCCGCGAGAAGGTCGTCACCAGCCTCAAGCGCAACCTCGGCCCCGAGGCCGATCTGCTGCACCCGGGCCCCGACTCCTGTCGGATGATCGCGCTCGAGCAGCCCATTCTGGACAACGACGAGCTGGCCAAGCTCGTCCACATCAACGATGACGGCAGCCAGCCGGGCCTGCGCTCGGTGGTCGTGCGCGGTCTGTACCCGGTCGCCGAGGGCGGCGAGGGTCTGCGCAAGGCGCTGGCAGCCATCAACACCCAGGTCTCGGCCGCCATCGACGGCGGCGCGCGCATCATCGTGCTGTCCGACCGCGAGTCCAACGAGAAGCTGGCGCCGATCCCGTCGCTGCTGCTCACCTCGTCGGTGCACCACCACCTGGTGCGCGAGCGGACCCGCACCATGGTCGGCCTGGTCGTGGAGGCCGGTGACGCCCGCGAGGTGCACCACATGGCCCTGCTGATCGGGTTCGGCGCCGCCGCGATCAACCCGTACATGGCCTTCGAGACCATCGAGGACATGCTCGAGCGCGGCTCGCTGCAGATCCCGGGCAGCACCGGCGATCTGGCCGCCGACTTCCGCAAGGCCGTCGCGAACTACTGCACCGCGGCCAGCAACGGCGTGCTCAAGGTGATGTCGAAGATGGGCATCTCCACCCTCGCCTCCTACAACGGCGCCCAGCTGTACCAGGTCATCGGCCTGGCCCAGGATCTGGTCGACGAGTACTTCACCGGCCTGCGCTCCCCGCTAGGCGGTATCGGTCTCGACGAGATCGCCGAGGAGGTGGCCGTGCGCCACCGCGTCGCGTTCCTGGAGAACCGCAACGAGCGCGCGCATCGCGAGCTCGAGGTCGGCGGCGAGTACCAGTGGCGCCGTGAGGGCGAGTACCACCTGTTCAACCCGGACACGGTGTTCAAGCTCCAGCACGCCACCCGCACCGGTCAGTACTCGATCTTCAAGGAGTACACCAAGCTGGTCGACGATCAGTCCGAGCGCCTCGCCGCGCTGCGTGGCCTGTTCAAGTTCAAGTCGAACCAGCGCGCGTCGATCTCCATCGACGAGGTCGAGCCCGCGAGCGAGATCGTGAAGCGTTTCTCGACCGGCGCGATGAGCTACGGCTCGATCTCCGCCGAGGCGCACGAGACCCTGGCGATCGCGATGAACCGCATCGGCGCCCGCTCGAACTCCGGTGAGGGCGGCGAGAGCCCCGCTCGCTTCGAGGTCGAGGAGAACGGCGACTGGCGTCGTTCGGCGATCAAGCAGGTCGCCTCGGGTCGCTTCGGCGTCACCGCGCACTACCTGACCAACGCCACCGACATCCAGATCAAGATGGCCCAGGGCGCCAAGCCGGGCGAGGGCGGCCAGCTGCCCGCGCACAAGGTGTACCCGTGGGTCGCCGAGGTGCGTCACTCCACGCCGGGCGTCGGCCTGATCTCGCCGCCGCCGCACCACGACATCTACTCGATCGAGGATCTGGCCCAGCTGATCCACGACCTGAAGAACGCGAACCCGCAGGCTCGGATTCACGTGAAACTTGTCGCGGAGCCGGGTGTCGGCACCGTCGCCACCGGTGTGTCCAAGGCGCACGCGGACGTGGTGCTCATCTCGGGCCACGACGGCGGCACCGGCGCCTCGCCGCTGACCTCGCTCAAGCACGCCGGTGGTCCCTGGGAGCTCGGCCTGGCCGAGACCCAGCAGACCCTGCTGCTCAACGGCCTGCGTGACCGCATCGTCGTGCAGGTCGACGGTCAGATGAAGACCGGCCGCGACGTGATGATCGCCGCCCTGCTCGGCGCCGAGGAGTTCGGTTTCGCGACCGCGCCCCTGGTGGTCTCGGGTTGCGTCATGATGCGCGTGTGTCACCTCGACACCTGTCCGGTCGGCATCGCCACCCAGAACCCGGTGCTGCGCGAGCGCTTCACCGGTAAGCCGGAATTCGTCGAGAACTTCATGATGTTCATCGCCGAGGAGGTGCGTGAGCTGCTCGCCGAGCTGGGCTTCCGCACGCTCGACGAGGCCGTCGGCCGGGTCGACCTGCTCGACACCGCCAAGGCCAAGCAGCACTACAAGGCCGCCAAGCTGGACCTGTCGCCGATTCTGGACATGCCGGAGACGGCGTTCATGAACCAGAACACCCGGTGCACCGGCACCCAGGACCACGGTCTGGACAAGGCGCTGGACAACGAGCTGATCGCGCAGAGCGCTCCCGCGCTCGAGCGTGGCCAGGCGGTCAAGATCGAAACCAAGATCACCAACGTGAACCGCACGGTCGGTACCATGCTCGGCCACGAGGTGACCAAGCTCTACGGTGGCGCGGGCCTGCCCGACGACACCATCGACATCACCTTCACCGGTTCGGCGGGCAACAGCTTCGGCGCGTTCGTCCCGGCCGGCATCACGCTGCGGGTCTTCGGTGACGCCAACGACTACGTGGGCAAGGGTCTGTCGGGTGGCCACATCGTGGTCCGCCCGTCGGCCAACGCGCCGGAAGCCTTTGTCGCCGAGGACAACATCATCGCGGGCAACGTGATCATGTTCGGCGCCACCAGCGGCCGCATCCTGATCAACGGTGTCGCGGGCGAGCGCTTCGGCGTGCGTAACTCCGGCGCTACCGCGGTCGTGGAGGGTGTGGGCGACCACGCGCTCGAGTACATGACCGGTGGCCGCGTGGTGATCCTCGGTGAGACCGGGCGCAACCTCGGTGCCGGAATGTCGGGTGGCGTCGCCTACTTCTACGACCCCGAGGGCAAGCTGCCCGGCCGGGTCAACCCGGATCAGGTCGACGCGATCGAGCAGCTCTCCGGTGACGACTTCACCTGGCTGCGCGACATCATCACCACCCACCGTGAGGAAACGGGATCGGCTGTGGCCGAACGTATCCTGAGCGATTGGTCCCAGCAGGTGAACCATTTCGTGAAGGTCATGCCCCGCGAATACAAGAAGGTTCTACTCGCCATTTCCGAAGCCGAGAAGGCAGGCAAGGACGTGGATACCGCGATCATGGAGGCGGCTCGTGGCTGA